The Nostoc cf. commune SO-36 genomic sequence GTCCACTACGCCTGAAACCATCAATAAAAGGCTGACCACTCTCTAACTCCTGCATCCCTTTACGGATAGTGCGCCTATTCCATCCCAACTCCCTTTCCGCCACAGTTTGTCCACCTATTCCCAAACCTTTGACTACTTCTGCCATGAATTGTCTTCGGTCACTTCCCTTGAGTTTTTTCGCTGTTTTGATGTACAGAGATTTTAGGTGCGCGGTGAGTTGAATGATAGATTTTGGATACATGAGCTAGACTGCACACTGAATTTATCTTTCTCTTATCATAGGATCAATTATTCTGTGGAGTTCTCTAAGACTTGGACACTGGCACGATCAACCCATTGGCCCGCATCCACAAGCAATGTATCAAGTTGCCTTTTTACCAAACCAATTTACGCAAGTCGTCTCCTGGTTAATGCTCAACCGTGAAGGGTTATATATTCTCGTCCACCCTGAGACGGGTGATGATGTCACAGATCATACAGCACATTCTTTATGGCTAGGAAATAAGCTAGATTTAAACATCGATTTCCTACAACGCATCAAACCCAACGCCTCTTAAAAATCCTCTGCGCTTCCCTTGGCGTACCTACCCTGCGGGAAGGCAAAGCGCCTATGCGTTTAAAAACCGCTAAAATTTTATGCGCTAATTCGTAATAGGCATACTTTTTCGGATCTTGCATTTGCGGCTTATCTATGTGAATATTCTATCAGTAAAATACGGTAAGTTGCTCAATTTACCGTAATATTGTTATTGCTTGTAGTTTAATGTACGTATGTTCAGTAAGTATTTACCACATCGACTGATGAAGATTGTCAGCAGTTTTCTTCAGAATTATGAAATATCCAGAATTGGCACATTTGCCTTATTCTTTGCTGTCGGATTAAGTTTAACTCTTGTGATCTCGGCTTGTTCTCCCAACAACACAAGTAACTCCGCCGCAACGCAGACAACAAATCAAGGTGTGGTAGTTCGTATCGGCTATCAAAAAGCGGCTACTATTCTCAACGCTCTCAAGAACCGAGGCAGTTTAGCGCAAACTTTAACTGCTGCTGGTGCTTCAGTGACATGGGCGGAATTCCCCGCAGGCCCACCTATGCTAGAAGCAATGAATGTAGGTAGTATTGACTTTGGCTACACAGGAGAATCACCACCAATATTTGCCCAAGCCGCAGGTACTCCCTTGCTTTATGTTGCTTACGATCCTTGGAGTCCCAAAGCCGAAGCAATTATTGTTCCGAAAAACTCACCAATTAAAACCGTTGCTGAACTTAAGGGGAAAAGAGTAGCCTTTGCTAAAGGGTCAAACACTAACTATCTTGTTGTCAAAGCTATAGAAGCTGCCGGATTAAACTATAGTGACATCCAACCAGCACATCTCACACCAGCAGATGCCCGTGCAGCCTTTGAAGGCGGTAACGTTGATGCTTGGGCAATTTGGGACCCTTACCTAGCAGCAGTTGAACACGATCTAGATGTCAGGATATTAACAGATGCGACAAATTTAGCACCAAATCGGGGTTACTATCTTGCTCGTCAAGAGTTTGTCAATTCTCACCCAGATTTGTTGAAAACCCTTTTAGATGAAATCAGCAAAACAGATAAATGGGCAGCAGATAATCCAGAGGAAGTTGCCAAGTTTCTAGAACCAGAATTAGGTATTAAAGCAGCAGCATTGGAAATTGCTGAAAAACGCCGGGAGTATGGCGTTTTACCGCTCACAGATGAAGTCATCACTCAGCAACAAAACATTGCTGACACTTTTCATAAAATTAAGCTAGTTCCCAAGCAAATCCAAGTCAAAGAAATCGTTTGGAAAGGTAATTCGTAATTCGTAATTCGTAATTCGTAATTTAGGAAGTCCCATCTTCCTCATCTCCCACCCTGCGGGTTCGCGCTAGCGTCTCTGCAAGAGAAGCTAAAGCTACATCTCCACCACTCCCCACTTCTAAAAGCTTATGGACATCAATACCCAACAGATAAAAACTGATGTACTTGTCATTGGTGGCGGTACAGCCGGGACAATGGCTGGAATTAAAGCCAAACAAGCGAATCCAGATGCAGAAGTGTTGATCTTAGAAAAGGCTAACATCCGACGGAGTGGTGCGATCGCAATGGGTATGGATGGCGTGAATACCGCAGTCATTCCCGGTCATTCTACCCCAGAACAATACGTGCGCGAAATCACCCTTGCTAACGATGGGATTGTAAACCAAAAAGCCGTTTATCAAACAGGCAAATTAGGTTACGAAGTCATCCAAGAATTAGAAAGCTGGGGTGTGAAATTTCAAAAAGATGCCCAAGGCAACTATGACTTAAAACAAGTGCATCGTGTGGGTAAATATGTCTTACCCATGCCAGAAGGAAAAGACCTCAAAACAATTCTCACTCGCCAAGTCAAACGCCACAAAGTCAAAGTTACAAATCGCGTCATGGCAACCCGTGTATTAGTCAAAGAAGGACGTGCTATTGGTGCAGTAGGATTTGATGTCAGAAATGGTGATTATATTGTCATTCAAGCTAAAGCAGTCATTTTATGTACAGGTGCTTGTGGCAGATTAGGATTACCCGCTTCTGGTTATCTCTACGGCACTTATGAAAATCCTACCAATGCCGGAGATGGCTATTCAATGGCTTATCATGCACTTACAACACAGATGGCTTGAATACAACCTCTGCTCTCCTTTGCGTGAGCCTCCGCGACCCTCTGCGTTTAAAAATTCTCCCCAATTCGTGGACTGGGTACTGATTTTTTCACTCAGCACCCAGTACCTTTTCATCGCAACTCAAAACCCAAATTTTTCAAAGCTTCCTGCAAGCGATCGCGTCCCGATAAAGATTCAGCAAACGCTACTCGTTTAGCTGAGTGTTCTGACCAATCGCCGGCAACATTCATCTGTTGGGAATTGTAGAATGCTTTCATGATTTGGTTATAAAGAGCAATTTCCTCATCTTGTTTCTCTAATTGATAAGTCTCCCGATGCAATACTGCTGCTTGGGGTAAACGCGGTTTAACTTCCACATTTACGGATGAATCTGCATAACCAACACACAAGCCAAAAACGGCAAAGACATGAGGCGGTAAATTTAAAACTTCTGCCACTTCTTCTGGACGGTTACGCAATGCACCAATATAAACT encodes the following:
- a CDS encoding sulfonate ABC transporter substrate-binding protein, which produces MFSKYLPHRLMKIVSSFLQNYEISRIGTFALFFAVGLSLTLVISACSPNNTSNSAATQTTNQGVVVRIGYQKAATILNALKNRGSLAQTLTAAGASVTWAEFPAGPPMLEAMNVGSIDFGYTGESPPIFAQAAGTPLLYVAYDPWSPKAEAIIVPKNSPIKTVAELKGKRVAFAKGSNTNYLVVKAIEAAGLNYSDIQPAHLTPADARAAFEGGNVDAWAIWDPYLAAVEHDLDVRILTDATNLAPNRGYYLARQEFVNSHPDLLKTLLDEISKTDKWAADNPEEVAKFLEPELGIKAAALEIAEKRREYGVLPLTDEVITQQQNIADTFHKIKLVPKQIQVKEIVWKGNS